A part of Olleya sp. Bg11-27 genomic DNA contains:
- a CDS encoding ATP-binding protein, producing MSHKTYFNWSSGKDSALALYHLLQDDSYAVEQLITTVNTHYNRVTMHGLRQELLTAQTNALNIKASLIELPEMPSMETYEDIMLQTITALKEEQFTHSAFGDIYLEDLKIYRETQLATQNIKTVFPLWKRDTKQLITEFLELGFKTIVVCANSKYFDQNFVGTIIDEHFVDNLPEGVDPCGENGEFHTFCFDGPIFKNPIPFTIGEKVYREYNAPKTTDNSVCKSDAETYGVWYCDLIP from the coding sequence TTGAGTCATAAAACATACTTTAATTGGAGCTCTGGCAAAGATTCGGCTTTAGCCCTTTACCACTTATTACAAGACGATTCTTATGCTGTTGAACAACTAATTACAACTGTCAACACCCATTACAACCGTGTCACAATGCATGGGTTAAGACAAGAATTATTAACGGCACAAACTAATGCTTTAAATATAAAAGCAAGCCTTATAGAACTTCCTGAAATGCCTAGTATGGAAACCTATGAGGACATCATGTTACAAACAATAACGGCATTAAAAGAAGAGCAATTTACCCATAGCGCCTTTGGAGATATCTATTTAGAGGATTTAAAAATCTATAGAGAAACTCAATTAGCCACACAAAATATAAAAACGGTCTTTCCGTTATGGAAACGCGACACAAAACAACTTATTACGGAATTTTTAGAGCTTGGCTTTAAAACGATAGTCGTTTGTGCCAATTCTAAATACTTTGACCAAAATTTTGTTGGAACGATTATAGACGAGCATTTTGTAGATAATTTACCCGAAGGTGTTGATCCATGCGGAGAAAATGGCGAGTTCCATACCTTCTGTTTTGATGGTCCAATCTTTAAAAACCCGATCCCGTTTACCATTGGAGAAAAAGTTTATCGCGAGTATAATGCGCCTAAAACCACTGATAATTCGGTGTGTAAAAGTGATGCCGAAACCTATGGTGTCTGGTATTGTGATTTAATTCCGTAA
- a CDS encoding DUF5074 domain-containing protein — protein MKQFKKIIFLAVASAFFLTSCTSDDDAIVPSSEPLGTYENGYFVLNEGGSSSVTNSIIFVSEDGGRTNDVFRIENPDAEELGIYIQNIFFDDSRAFIVAGSGSVTVVDRYTFEYIATISTDLESPRYGVVVNGKAYVTNNGDFGTVTDDFLTVIDLTDYSTSTIVIGNYLDRISALGDKVITTNNAYGTEHSVSVVDTNALTVTDIDLGEGNTSNSIEVVGNGVYVLTGSGKFMEIDLVTNTIASTLDIPASITGTKNLDIDNNTVYFTADTSVYSFNLGDTTVSEIPVLTYTSTSDFGVMYGFAVKNDVIYIGDGADFSSNGTFYEYSTSGTLLSSNVAGLGPNGFYFN, from the coding sequence ATGAAACAATTTAAAAAAATAATATTCTTAGCAGTAGCAAGTGCGTTTTTCCTAACATCTTGTACAAGTGATGATGATGCAATAGTACCAAGTTCTGAACCATTAGGAACTTATGAAAATGGTTATTTTGTATTAAATGAAGGAGGGAGTAGTTCTGTTACAAATTCTATAATTTTTGTTAGTGAGGATGGGGGAAGAACAAATGATGTTTTTAGAATAGAAAATCCAGATGCCGAAGAGTTGGGGATTTACATTCAGAATATCTTTTTTGATGATTCAAGAGCGTTTATCGTTGCTGGAAGTGGATCTGTAACTGTTGTGGATCGATATACTTTTGAATACATAGCGACTATAAGTACAGATTTGGAAAGTCCGAGATATGGAGTTGTTGTAAACGGTAAAGCTTATGTTACTAATAATGGTGATTTTGGTACTGTTACTGATGACTTTTTAACTGTGATAGATTTAACAGATTATTCTACATCTACAATTGTAATAGGTAATTATTTAGATCGTATATCTGCTTTAGGAGATAAAGTTATAACGACTAATAATGCATACGGAACTGAGCACTCTGTATCTGTTGTTGATACTAATGCTTTAACGGTAACAGATATTGATTTAGGAGAAGGTAATACATCTAATTCAATAGAGGTAGTTGGTAATGGTGTTTATGTGTTAACAGGTTCTGGTAAATTTATGGAGATAGATTTAGTGACTAATACAATAGCAAGCACATTGGATATTCCAGCTTCAATTACTGGTACTAAAAATTTAGATATAGATAATAATACAGTTTATTTTACAGCAGATACTTCTGTATATAGTTTTAACTTAGGAGATACAACAGTGTCAGAAATACCTGTTTTAACTTATACTTCTACATCTGATTTTGGCGTAATGTATGGATTTGCAGTTAAGAATGACGTGATTTATATTGGCGATGGTGCAGATTTCTCTTCTAATGGGACGTTTTACGAATACTCAACATCAGGTACTTTGTTAAGTTCTAATGTTGCAGGTTTAGGTCCAAATGGATTCTACTTCAACTAA
- a CDS encoding ABC transporter substrate-binding protein translates to MLQNKTFLLLLLSALFFLNCKEDKGIPGKLPPTQNPPTQKVSSTIAYAEGFSISTVSDFKVLKINNPWPNAEKTYRYVLISKEEAAKRSFMKGEYDGIIITPVKRIVVTSTTHIPALELLNEEETLIGFPGTDYVSSEKTRQRIDNGNVRELGKNEGLNTEVLLSLNPDVVIGFGVDGSSKSLNTINKARIPVIYNGDWVEKSPLAKAEWIKFFGALYNKTAQADSIFKTIETDYKAAQKLAQTVSKRPTVISGAMHKDVWYLPNGTSTEAQFLKDANVDYLYADTKGTGSLALSFETVFEKAKSADLWLSPSYYPTMDALKQANTHYTQFDAFKNNAIYTFSNTTGKTGGVLYYESGLARPDLVLKDIIKICHPELLPEYTPYFFKPLK, encoded by the coding sequence ATGTTACAAAACAAAACTTTTTTACTACTTCTATTGTCTGCTTTATTCTTTCTAAATTGTAAAGAAGACAAAGGTATTCCGGGTAAACTTCCACCGACACAAAATCCACCAACTCAAAAAGTAAGTAGTACTATTGCTTACGCGGAAGGATTTAGCATTTCCACTGTAAGTGATTTTAAGGTTTTAAAAATTAATAATCCTTGGCCTAATGCTGAAAAAACATACCGTTATGTTTTAATTTCTAAAGAAGAAGCAGCAAAAAGATCTTTTATGAAAGGCGAATATGATGGTATTATCATAACGCCGGTTAAGCGTATTGTTGTGACCTCGACCACTCATATTCCTGCTTTAGAATTATTAAATGAAGAAGAAACCTTAATTGGATTTCCTGGAACGGATTATGTCTCATCAGAAAAGACAAGACAACGTATAGATAATGGCAACGTTAGAGAATTAGGTAAAAACGAAGGCCTAAACACAGAAGTGCTACTTAGTCTAAATCCTGATGTTGTCATTGGTTTTGGTGTTGATGGTAGCAGTAAATCCTTAAATACAATCAATAAAGCAAGGATCCCAGTAATTTATAATGGAGATTGGGTTGAAAAATCACCACTAGCCAAAGCAGAATGGATTAAGTTTTTTGGTGCATTATATAATAAAACAGCACAAGCCGATTCTATATTTAAAACTATCGAAACTGATTATAAAGCGGCACAAAAACTAGCCCAAACGGTTAGTAAACGCCCAACCGTAATAAGTGGTGCTATGCATAAAGACGTCTGGTACTTACCAAATGGAACAAGTACCGAAGCTCAGTTTTTAAAAGATGCCAATGTGGATTATTTATATGCAGATACTAAAGGTACAGGAAGTTTAGCCTTAAGTTTTGAAACTGTTTTTGAAAAAGCTAAAAGCGCAGACCTATGGTTAAGCCCATCGTATTACCCAACAATGGACGCTTTAAAACAGGCTAACACCCATTACACACAATTTGATGCGTTTAAAAACAACGCCATTTACACGTTTTCTAATACTACAGGAAAAACGGGAGGCGTATTGTATTATGAGAGCGGTTTAGCAAGACCAGACTTAGTCTTAAAAGATATTATTAAAATTTGCCACCCAGAACTATTACCAGAATATACACCCTATTTTTTTAAACCTTTAAAGTAA
- a CDS encoding ABC transporter ATP-binding protein: MPEPKNQHTILKTDNLTIGYQTKKTQTIVASNITIALKKGELIGLVGGNGIGKSTLLKTLTKVHEPLHGAISINEKPLQDYSNLELAKTLSLVLTEPITAKNLTVFELVALGRQPYTNWVGNLSQPDLEIITKAIIQTNIEELQHKKCFELSDGQLQKVMIARALAQDTDLIILDEPTSHLDMYHKVYILKLLRKLTKETGKTILFSSHEIDLAIQLCDSMIVMSKDSIISDTPCHLIEKGAFSKLFPEDMIVFDEKTGSFSVKK, encoded by the coding sequence GTGCCAGAACCAAAAAACCAACATACCATCCTTAAAACAGATAACCTAACCATAGGCTATCAGACTAAAAAAACGCAAACTATTGTAGCGTCAAACATTACTATTGCTTTAAAAAAAGGAGAATTAATAGGTTTAGTTGGCGGTAATGGTATTGGAAAATCAACACTATTAAAAACGTTAACTAAGGTTCACGAGCCTTTACATGGTGCGATTTCAATAAACGAAAAACCATTACAAGACTATTCTAATTTAGAATTAGCAAAAACCCTAAGCTTGGTCTTAACCGAGCCCATTACAGCTAAAAACCTAACCGTTTTTGAGCTCGTCGCTTTAGGTCGGCAGCCTTATACTAATTGGGTAGGGAATTTATCTCAACCAGATTTAGAGATTATAACCAAAGCTATTATTCAAACTAATATTGAAGAGTTACAACATAAAAAATGTTTTGAGCTTAGTGATGGTCAATTACAAAAAGTGATGATTGCACGTGCGTTAGCACAAGATACAGACCTGATTATTCTAGACGAACCAACATCCCATCTGGATATGTATCATAAAGTATACATCTTAAAACTACTGCGTAAACTAACCAAAGAAACGGGTAAAACAATTCTATTTTCTTCTCATGAAATAGATTTAGCCATCCAACTCTGTGACAGTATGATTGTCATGTCTAAAGACAGTATTATAAGCGATACGCCTTGCCATTTAATCGAAAAAGGAGCCTTTTCTAAACTTTTCCCTGAAGATATGATTGTTTTTGATGAAAAAACAGGTAGTTTTAGTGTTAAAAAGTAA
- a CDS encoding S41 family peptidase — protein MTIKKTWIYTILLLACFSITACFEDQDDNLIPDNDIKDFVWKGLNLWYLWQNEVPDLADNRFSSTEEYTSYLDGYSSPDALFDDLQHNDDRFSWIVDDYFALDNALNGISKSNGMEFGLGLIDGGPEVFGAIQYILPNTDASTSDLQRGDLFLTVDGTTLTQTNYTSLLFSNSDTYTIGLAELDSNDNLVLTGETVTLTKQVYEENPILITNTFTVNGIKVGYLMYNRFTSSFDQQLNDAFGQFLAEGVQELILDLRYNPGGSVGSAINLSSMIAGKPTSDLFLKQQWNNKIQAALTDEEVSRNFVDKLTDGTPINTLNLNKVYILAQYSSASASELVINGLNPHIEVVHIGSSTRGKNEFSITLYDSPDCAYSCTTGINPNHIWAMQPLVGRNENAAGFYQFEAGLIPTIELEETVSNYGVLGQQDEPLLARAIQHLTGNGRFGTTQTNSKFTIIENSNAQTLTRDNMYLNDKDIPNIFK, from the coding sequence ATGACTATTAAAAAGACTTGGATTTATACCATACTATTATTAGCATGCTTTAGTATTACGGCTTGTTTTGAAGATCAAGATGATAACTTAATTCCTGATAATGATATAAAAGATTTTGTTTGGAAAGGTTTAAATCTTTGGTATTTATGGCAAAATGAAGTCCCAGACTTAGCAGACAACAGATTTTCTAGTACTGAGGAGTATACGTCTTATTTGGATGGTTACAGTTCGCCAGATGCTCTTTTTGACGATTTACAACATAATGATGACAGATTTAGTTGGATTGTAGACGACTATTTTGCTTTAGATAATGCTCTTAATGGGATTTCTAAAAGTAACGGAATGGAATTTGGCTTAGGTTTAATAGATGGTGGCCCAGAAGTTTTTGGAGCCATTCAATACATATTACCTAACACTGACGCCTCGACTTCAGACTTACAACGTGGTGATTTATTTTTAACTGTTGATGGTACGACACTAACGCAAACCAATTACACTAGCTTGTTATTTTCTAATAGTGACACCTACACTATCGGTCTAGCCGAATTAGATAGTAATGACAATTTAGTATTAACTGGCGAAACGGTAACATTAACAAAACAAGTGTATGAAGAAAACCCGATACTTATAACCAATACGTTTACCGTAAATGGCATAAAAGTGGGCTATTTAATGTATAACCGTTTTACAAGTAGTTTTGACCAGCAGCTTAATGATGCTTTTGGACAATTTTTAGCCGAAGGTGTACAAGAGTTAATTTTAGATTTACGTTATAATCCAGGAGGAAGCGTAGGCTCTGCTATTAATTTATCGAGTATGATTGCAGGTAAACCTACCTCTGATTTATTTTTAAAACAACAGTGGAATAATAAAATACAAGCAGCTTTAACAGATGAAGAAGTGTCAAGAAATTTTGTAGATAAATTAACTGACGGTACACCTATTAACACTCTTAATCTTAATAAAGTATATATATTAGCACAATATAGTTCTGCTTCTGCAAGCGAGTTAGTTATTAATGGATTAAATCCTCATATTGAAGTTGTGCATATTGGAAGTTCTACTAGAGGTAAAAACGAATTTTCTATAACCCTTTATGATAGTCCAGATTGCGCATACTCATGTACAACAGGTATCAATCCAAATCATATCTGGGCGATGCAACCTTTAGTTGGTCGTAATGAAAATGCAGCTGGCTTTTATCAATTTGAAGCTGGGCTAATTCCAACTATTGAATTAGAAGAAACGGTCTCTAATTATGGCGTTTTAGGACAACAAGACGAACCTCTTTTAGCAAGAGCGATACAACACTTAACTGGTAATGGTCGATTTGGAACTACTCAAACTAATAGTAAATTTACTATCATTGAAAACTCTAATGCACAAACGTTAACTAGAGATAATATGTACCTTAATGATAAGGACATTCCTAATATCTTTAAATAA
- a CDS encoding DUF5074 domain-containing protein — translation MKKNYLFVLTFIISLIGFSGYAQSFDNGVFILNEGMFGTNTASVSFLNDSGTLDNDIFATENPGQDIGQLGQGMGFDGDNAYIIGSGSSEINVVNSVTFAHIATVTTGFNNPRYIAFDNGFGYITDWGDPTVTTDDYVAVMDLSTNTVVSTIPVVEGPERIVKKNNQLFITHQGGYGFGNSVSVINLVDNSVSQIMVGDIPNSISVDDDYVYVLCGGKPAWTMDETLGKLYRIDLTDYSVLTVSDFATSEHPNYLQVDNGEAFYVLNNNIYNFDFTGSLPTTAFIDTSAQNVTLAYGLSLIDGTLYLADAEDYVSNGKIRTYTTLGAYQNEYTVGIIPNGVYKNEMALGIYAPPADQTGSTAIAQNSPLFLEWATGATVTRGLVNISDPSAMDLGSNYATVGTSDSALGIPDGGVVSLGDGGEAILTFDTPIKDGAGFDFAVFENSFSDTFLELAFVEVSSDGVNYFRFPSHSQTQTDTQVGGFGNVDARYINNLAGKYRSGFGTPFDISDIDDSALLDKNNITHVKVIDAIGSIDPAYATYDSYGNIINEPFSTPYGSSGFDLNAIGVINKNTLGVNSFSKEIKITLYPNPTTSQFYVSETGLVSVYSSEGRLVLKKNVESTNVPVNIENLSSGVYIVNITSDKGSAALKVVKK, via the coding sequence ATGAAAAAAAATTATCTATTCGTATTAACATTTATCATTAGCTTGATTGGCTTTTCTGGCTATGCGCAAAGCTTTGATAATGGTGTTTTTATATTAAATGAAGGTATGTTTGGTACAAACACTGCTTCAGTGTCATTTTTAAATGATTCTGGAACACTGGATAACGATATTTTTGCAACAGAAAACCCCGGACAAGATATTGGTCAATTAGGACAAGGTATGGGATTTGATGGCGATAATGCCTACATCATTGGAAGTGGAAGTAGTGAGATTAATGTTGTAAATAGTGTAACATTTGCACACATTGCAACGGTAACAACAGGTTTTAATAATCCAAGATATATTGCGTTTGATAATGGATTTGGTTACATAACTGATTGGGGTGATCCTACAGTTACTACTGATGATTATGTTGCTGTTATGGATTTGTCTACAAATACTGTGGTAAGCACAATACCGGTAGTAGAAGGGCCAGAAAGAATTGTAAAAAAAAATAATCAATTATTTATTACACATCAAGGAGGGTACGGTTTTGGTAATTCTGTATCTGTAATTAACTTAGTAGATAATAGTGTGTCTCAAATAATGGTTGGGGATATACCTAATTCTATTTCAGTAGATGATGATTATGTTTATGTGCTTTGTGGAGGAAAACCTGCTTGGACTATGGATGAAACTTTAGGTAAACTATATAGAATCGACTTAACGGATTACTCTGTATTAACTGTTTCAGATTTTGCTACTTCAGAGCACCCAAATTATTTGCAAGTTGATAATGGAGAAGCTTTTTATGTCTTAAATAATAATATTTATAATTTCGATTTTACAGGAAGTTTACCAACGACTGCTTTTATTGACACATCTGCTCAAAACGTTACTTTAGCTTATGGTTTATCTTTAATTGATGGCACATTATATTTAGCGGATGCTGAGGATTATGTAAGTAACGGTAAAATAAGAACCTATACTACATTAGGTGCTTATCAAAACGAATATACAGTGGGTATTATTCCAAACGGCGTTTATAAAAATGAAATGGCACTTGGTATATATGCGCCACCTGCAGATCAGACTGGATCGACTGCGATTGCACAGAATAGTCCATTATTTTTAGAATGGGCAACTGGAGCAACTGTAACAAGAGGGTTAGTTAATATTTCGGATCCTTCTGCAATGGATTTAGGTAGTAATTATGCTACCGTTGGTACATCAGATTCTGCTTTAGGTATCCCAGATGGAGGTGTAGTAAGTTTAGGAGATGGAGGTGAAGCTATTTTAACTTTTGATACACCAATTAAAGATGGAGCAGGATTTGATTTTGCTGTATTCGAGAATAGTTTTAGTGATACTTTTTTAGAATTAGCTTTTGTTGAGGTAAGTTCAGACGGGGTTAATTATTTTAGATTCCCATCTCATAGCCAAACACAAACCGATACACAGGTAGGTGGTTTTGGTAATGTAGATGCAAGATATATTAATAATTTGGCAGGAAAATACCGTTCAGGATTTGGAACTCCTTTTGATATTAGTGATATTGATGATTCAGCCTTATTAGATAAAAATAATATTACACATGTTAAAGTTATTGATGCTATTGGATCTATAGACCCGGCATATGCTACTTATGATTCTTATGGGAATATAATTAATGAGCCTTTTTCGACACCTTATGGTTCTAGCGGGTTTGATTTAAATGCTATTGGTGTTATAAACAAGAATACATTGGGTGTAAATTCTTTTTCAAAAGAAATAAAAATAACACTATATCCTAACCCGACAACGTCTCAATTTTATGTTTCAGAGACTGGTTTAGTATCTGTTTATTCTTCTGAAGGACGTTTGGTTTTAAAGAAAAATGTGGAGTCTACTAATGTTCCAGTAAATATTGAAAATTTAAGCTCAGGAGTTTATATCGTAAATATTACTTCAGATAAGGGAAGTGCTGCACTTAAAGTTGTTAAAAAGTAA
- a CDS encoding TonB-dependent receptor plug domain-containing protein, with the protein MKKTIVLLLSVCYSVVSFAQTQIDSIQYLDEIELSDIKLKTYTNTQSILKLSDSIIKKGNGLLTHLLNNNSTIYFKENGFGMVSSPSFRGTTAQQTAVIWNGININSQLNGQTDFSTVNTKIFDNIDVRSGGGSVLYGSGAIGGSIHLNNKITYNDQDSHFIGVNYGSFNTVNNTYKGHFSTSKLSVNANISYLQSENDYDYVDSNKTNLNGEYYSNNIGLNLGYKINDNNIIKTFSNYYDGQRHFSLQLPTETPSKYKNRDSRNLIEYTGFAGDFTSKLKIAYLTETYKYFSNIERDSYTDGGVNSLIVKYDLSYKLGENMTINPLIDYTQNTGEGSSIKKVKRNVTGLNVLFKHKIGSRFLYEVTTRQEITNNYESPFLYSLGLKYKLSELYTITVNGSKNYRVPTFNDLYWQDGGNLDLKPESSYQIELGNAFTYKSINLSITGFYNDITDMIRWLPTSTVWMPINTDNVKTYGVEGKFNVEKLINKHHFSLSSTYAYTVSEDQQRKKQLIYVPYHKATATLGYNYKRLSVYFQQLFVGEVFTQSDNNAKYNIDAYYLSNMGVDYTLGQKKSVKMGVQVNNIFNHNYQSVLGRFMPGTYFNTYFNFNF; encoded by the coding sequence ATGAAAAAAACAATTGTATTATTACTTTCGGTATGTTATAGTGTTGTGTCTTTTGCACAAACACAAATAGACTCTATCCAATATTTAGACGAAATTGAATTGAGTGATATTAAGTTGAAAACTTACACGAATACGCAATCTATTTTAAAATTATCGGATAGTATTATAAAAAAAGGGAATGGGTTACTAACTCACTTACTGAATAATAATAGTACTATTTATTTTAAAGAAAATGGTTTCGGAATGGTTTCTTCTCCATCGTTTAGAGGAACTACAGCGCAACAAACTGCTGTAATTTGGAATGGAATTAATATAAACTCTCAACTTAATGGTCAAACCGATTTTAGTACGGTAAACACAAAGATTTTTGATAATATAGATGTTAGAAGTGGTGGAGGAAGTGTATTATATGGTAGTGGTGCCATTGGTGGCTCTATCCATTTAAATAATAAAATAACTTATAATGACCAGGATTCACATTTTATTGGTGTTAATTATGGTAGTTTTAATACGGTTAACAACACTTATAAAGGTCATTTTTCCACAAGTAAATTGAGTGTAAATGCCAATATTAGTTATTTGCAATCCGAAAATGATTACGATTATGTAGATAGTAATAAAACTAATTTAAATGGGGAATATTACAGTAATAACATAGGATTAAACTTAGGTTATAAGATCAATGATAATAACATAATTAAGACGTTTAGTAATTATTACGATGGTCAGCGTCATTTTTCATTACAATTGCCAACAGAAACACCTTCTAAATATAAAAATAGAGATTCAAGAAATTTAATAGAATATACGGGTTTTGCAGGAGACTTTACTTCAAAATTAAAAATAGCTTATCTGACAGAAACGTATAAATATTTTTCAAATATTGAAAGAGACTCTTATACTGATGGAGGTGTAAATAGTTTGATAGTAAAATATGATTTGTCTTATAAGCTTGGCGAAAATATGACTATTAATCCCTTAATTGATTATACTCAAAATACAGGAGAAGGTTCCAGTATTAAGAAGGTTAAACGCAACGTTACTGGTTTAAATGTGTTATTTAAGCACAAAATAGGTTCTCGTTTTTTATATGAAGTAACTACAAGGCAAGAAATTACTAATAATTATGAAAGCCCATTTTTATATAGTTTAGGATTAAAATATAAATTATCTGAATTATATACTATAACGGTTAATGGTTCTAAAAATTACCGAGTACCAACATTTAATGACCTGTATTGGCAAGATGGTGGTAATTTGGATTTAAAACCAGAATCATCTTATCAAATAGAATTAGGTAATGCGTTTACTTATAAATCTATAAATCTGTCTATTACAGGTTTCTATAATGACATTACAGATATGATTAGGTGGCTACCAACCTCTACCGTTTGGATGCCTATAAATACAGATAATGTGAAAACGTATGGTGTGGAAGGAAAGTTTAATGTCGAAAAATTAATAAATAAACATCACTTTTCTTTATCTAGCACATATGCTTATACCGTGTCAGAGGATCAACAACGTAAAAAGCAACTTATTTATGTGCCTTATCATAAAGCAACAGCAACTTTAGGGTACAATTATAAACGTTTATCTGTTTATTTTCAGCAGTTATTTGTAGGTGAGGTTTTTACACAGTCGGATAATAATGCAAAGTATAATATTGATGCTTATTACTTGTCTAATATGGGAGTAGACTACACTTTAGGTCAAAAAAAGAGTGTTAAAATGGGTGTTCAAGTTAATAATATATTCAATCATAATTATCAAAGTGTCTTAGGCCGTTTTATGCCGGGTACATATTTTAATACATATTTTAATTTTAATTTTTAA
- a CDS encoding FecCD family ABC transporter permease has protein sequence MKNKYSYSFLILTILLLVLFCVNISLGSISIPFKTIVSSFFTATDSLSNQEYIIQNYRLPKAITAVLVGSGLGISGLLMQTLFRNPLAGPFVLGITSGASLGVALVILGSSIFGGFLATFLLTKWSLVIAASLGSFLVLLLVLIVSSKVRDTMAILIIGLMFGSITSAIVSVLSYFSSAEQLQQYIFWGFGSLGDLDWSELQIFAFLYSLGIGFSILSIKGLNTLLLGENYAKSLGLNIKQSRLLIIIATSLLAGTITAFAGPIAFIGLAIPHVTRQVFNTSNHKILLPAVFLFGAIIMLICDSIAQLPNTDYLLPINAITSLIGAPVVVWLLVRQRKMVF, from the coding sequence TTGAAAAACAAATATTCATATAGCTTCTTAATACTAACAATACTACTGTTGGTACTGTTCTGTGTTAATATTAGTTTAGGGTCTATTTCTATTCCTTTTAAAACCATTGTCAGTAGTTTTTTTACAGCAACAGATAGTCTGTCTAATCAAGAGTACATAATACAAAATTACCGTTTACCAAAAGCTATAACTGCTGTTTTGGTCGGTTCTGGTTTAGGGATTTCGGGATTATTAATGCAAACCTTATTCAGAAATCCATTAGCAGGTCCTTTTGTGTTAGGGATTACGTCTGGCGCCAGTTTGGGTGTGGCTTTAGTTATTTTAGGAAGTAGTATTTTTGGTGGATTTTTAGCGACTTTCCTACTTACAAAATGGAGCTTAGTCATTGCTGCCAGCCTAGGTAGTTTTTTAGTCTTGTTACTAGTACTTATTGTCTCTTCTAAAGTTAGAGATACCATGGCAATTTTAATTATAGGTTTAATGTTTGGAAGTATCACATCAGCAATTGTTAGTGTCCTCTCCTACTTTAGTTCTGCCGAGCAATTGCAACAATACATTTTTTGGGGCTTTGGTAGTTTAGGGGATTTAGATTGGAGCGAACTTCAAATTTTTGCATTTCTATATAGTTTAGGTATCGGTTTTAGTATCTTATCCATTAAAGGATTAAACACATTATTATTAGGTGAAAATTACGCCAAAAGCTTAGGTTTAAACATTAAACAAAGTCGTTTATTAATTATAATCGCCACGAGTTTGTTAGCAGGTACAATTACTGCATTTGCAGGACCAATAGCCTTTATAGGTTTGGCAATACCACATGTTACACGACAAGTATTTAATACCTCAAACCATAAAATACTATTACCAGCAGTCTTTTTATTTGGTGCTATTATTATGCTAATTTGCGACAGTATAGCACAATTACCAAATACCGATTATTTATTACCTATCAATGCTATTACCTCTTTAATTGGCGCCCCTGTTGTTGTTTGGTTATTAGTCAGACAGCGTAAAATGGTGTTTTAA